One genomic segment of Chroogloeocystis siderophila 5.2 s.c.1 includes these proteins:
- a CDS encoding endonuclease/exonuclease/phosphatase family protein, whose product MAAVNFQDGYSQNFDSLIDSGSATWANDATIPGWYTARTGTGTSIVASTGSSNAGNLYSFGLAGNSDRALGSIGSGNAAAGDFYWGVRLINDTNETITGLDISYFGEQWRFSGANAAQTVDFSYQIGAQNLTTGNWINFDPLDFTSPVTSGTTGALNGNADANRTFKSATLTNLVLEAEQEIWLRWFDPDHPGADHGLAIDDFTIAISEQGDPDPEPVEPGDVRIFDIQGTSHRSPLEGQQVTNVPGIVTAVRNNGFYIQDATGDGNEATSDGIFIFTASAPNVAVGDEVLASGTVGEFRPGGASSGNLTTTQISGASFNILSRGNALPESTIIGVEGRKPPTERIYGDAVGGDVENPGNEFNPQRNGLDFYESLEGMRVQVDGGVVVGPTNQFNEIWVLGDNGIAATGRTPRGGIVISPDDFNPERIQIQIDRNLTPGSAPQVNVGDRIDSVTGILDYSFGNFEVLSTVPVTATPGGLQREVTTLNPVGDRLTVASYNIENFHPGSSASQINGIAGHIAQNLKAPDVIALQEVQDNSGPTNNGIVDASQSYQVLIDAIAARGGPTYKFRDIVPVDGQDGGQPGGNIRVGYLYNPERVNFIDRPGGTATSETTIINGRLSESPGRVEPNDPAFTASRKPLAGEFVFNGQRLFLINNHFSAKSGSDPLFGRFQPPTNNREDVRAEQARINREFVEDILAANSDARAIVLGDLNEFQFFPPLEVLEGGAEQVLNNLTETLPENERYSYIFEGNSQALDHILVTDSLLPIAEYDIVHVNAEFVDQDSDHDPLLSRFALANPTSTVGNSRLVFGTAGDDEIAAQGRQTIFAGNGDDLVGSAPGSTGNNIINGGRGNDELFARRNDTLLGGIGNDYLNAADGTGNNQLYGGIGNDTLLAGGANDQLYGQFGNDVLYAGNGGNFLSGGFGNDQFWIALNQLPQTANTITDFNLGNNVIGISGVAAINSFDDLTITQNGANTVIRALNQDIAVLTGVQASTLSSNKFVFA is encoded by the coding sequence ATGGCAGCGGTTAATTTTCAAGACGGTTACTCACAAAATTTTGATTCTTTAATTGATTCTGGTTCTGCAACTTGGGCGAATGACGCGACAATTCCAGGTTGGTACACAGCAAGAACTGGAACCGGAACAAGTATTGTCGCATCTACCGGAAGTAGTAATGCAGGAAATCTTTACAGCTTTGGCTTAGCAGGTAACAGCGATCGCGCTTTAGGTTCAATTGGTTCAGGAAATGCAGCAGCAGGAGATTTCTATTGGGGAGTACGCTTAATTAATGACACCAATGAGACAATTACTGGACTAGATATTAGTTACTTTGGCGAACAATGGCGCTTTAGTGGTGCAAACGCCGCGCAAACAGTTGATTTTTCTTACCAAATCGGAGCGCAAAATTTAACAACAGGCAACTGGATTAACTTTGACCCTCTCGATTTTACCAGCCCGGTGACAAGCGGTACAACAGGGGCGCTCAATGGTAATGCTGATGCTAATCGCACTTTTAAATCAGCAACTTTGACAAATTTAGTCTTAGAAGCTGAACAAGAAATTTGGTTACGTTGGTTTGACCCCGATCACCCTGGTGCAGATCATGGTTTAGCGATTGATGATTTTACGATTGCAATTAGTGAACAAGGCGATCCAGACCCCGAACCCGTTGAACCTGGTGATGTAAGGATTTTTGATATTCAAGGAACATCGCATCGTTCACCCTTAGAAGGACAGCAAGTGACAAACGTTCCTGGAATCGTCACCGCTGTGAGAAATAACGGCTTTTACATTCAAGATGCAACAGGTGACGGCAATGAGGCGACGTCAGATGGTATTTTTATCTTTACTGCTTCTGCTCCCAATGTTGCTGTAGGCGATGAAGTTTTGGCGAGTGGAACCGTGGGCGAGTTTCGTCCTGGTGGTGCAAGTAGTGGTAATTTGACAACAACGCAGATTAGTGGTGCAAGTTTTAACATATTGTCGCGTGGTAATGCGCTACCAGAATCAACAATTATCGGTGTAGAAGGAAGGAAGCCACCTACGGAAAGAATTTATGGCGATGCTGTGGGTGGTGATGTCGAAAATCCTGGTAACGAATTTAACCCACAACGCAACGGACTCGACTTCTACGAAAGTTTAGAAGGAATGCGCGTGCAAGTTGATGGTGGTGTTGTTGTTGGTCCGACAAACCAGTTTAACGAAATTTGGGTATTAGGAGATAATGGCATTGCGGCGACAGGACGGACTCCGCGTGGTGGAATTGTAATTAGTCCTGACGATTTTAACCCCGAACGCATTCAAATTCAAATCGACCGTAATTTGACACCAGGATCTGCACCGCAAGTCAATGTTGGCGATCGCATAGATAGTGTCACTGGCATTCTAGATTACAGTTTCGGTAACTTTGAAGTATTAAGTACTGTTCCTGTCACCGCAACACCAGGAGGTTTACAGCGGGAAGTCACAACTTTAAATCCAGTAGGCGATCGCTTAACAGTGGCATCTTATAATATCGAAAACTTTCATCCTGGTAGTTCTGCATCACAAATTAACGGCATCGCCGGACATATCGCCCAAAACCTGAAAGCACCAGATGTTATTGCATTGCAAGAAGTTCAGGATAACTCTGGTCCAACAAATAACGGTATTGTCGATGCTTCCCAATCTTATCAGGTATTAATTGATGCGATCGCTGCGCGTGGTGGTCCTACTTACAAATTCCGTGACATCGTCCCTGTTGATGGACAAGATGGCGGACAACCTGGCGGTAACATTCGCGTCGGCTATCTCTACAACCCCGAACGCGTGAACTTTATTGATCGCCCTGGCGGTACTGCAACAAGTGAAACGACAATTATTAACGGTCGGCTGTCAGAAAGTCCTGGTAGAGTAGAACCTAACGATCCAGCATTTACTGCTAGCCGCAAACCACTTGCGGGTGAGTTTGTCTTTAATGGTCAGCGGTTATTTTTAATCAACAATCACTTTAGCGCAAAAAGTGGTAGCGATCCGCTGTTTGGTCGCTTTCAACCTCCTACAAATAATCGCGAAGATGTCCGTGCTGAACAAGCGCGCATTAATCGTGAGTTTGTCGAAGATATCTTAGCAGCAAATTCAGACGCGAGAGCGATTGTATTAGGTGACTTGAATGAATTTCAGTTCTTCCCGCCTTTGGAAGTTCTAGAAGGTGGTGCTGAACAAGTCCTCAACAATTTAACTGAAACTCTACCAGAAAATGAACGCTACAGCTACATTTTTGAAGGTAACTCGCAAGCCCTCGATCACATTTTAGTCACCGATAGCTTATTACCGATAGCTGAATACGATATCGTCCACGTTAATGCGGAGTTTGTCGATCAAGATAGCGATCACGATCCGTTACTCTCGCGCTTTGCGCTAGCAAATCCAACTTCCACAGTCGGTAATTCTCGCTTGGTATTTGGAACTGCTGGAGATGATGAAATCGCCGCCCAAGGTAGACAAACTATTTTTGCAGGTAATGGTGATGACTTAGTAGGTTCTGCACCAGGTTCAACTGGTAACAATATCATTAATGGTGGCAGAGGTAACGATGAATTATTCGCTCGCCGCAATGACACTCTACTCGGTGGTATTGGCAATGACTATTTAAATGCCGCAGATGGTACGGGTAATAACCAACTATACGGTGGTATTGGTAATGATACTTTATTGGCTGGGGGAGCGAACGATCAGCTTTATGGTCAATTCGGCAATGATGTCCTTTATGCTGGTAACGGTGGCAATTTCCTGAGTGGTGGTTTTGGTAACGATCAGTTCTGGATTGCGTTAAATCAACTACCACAAACAGCAAACACAATTACTGACTTTAATCTAGGTAACAACGTAATTGGAATTAGTGGAGTTGCAGCGATTAACTCGTTTGATGACCTCACTATTACACAAAATGGTGCTAATACGGTGATTCGTGCTTTAAATCAAGATATCGCTGTCCTCACAGGTGTTCAAGCAAGTACACTCAGTAGTAACAAGTTTGTGTTTGCATAA